One genomic segment of Belonocnema kinseyi isolate 2016_QV_RU_SX_M_011 chromosome 2, B_treatae_v1, whole genome shotgun sequence includes these proteins:
- the LOC117182765 gene encoding zinc finger protein 69 homolog, translating to MVSVRAMMRITNKGRQESSSKATVRRKRNPKYETKSSTSEFSFHNNSEAKTIIKYETDETLDIKQEIIHDEETTEVTDPSLNQKNESKVCTVYVKEDFLVSNMKQQRQNKQEIQNSEPEIKYKCKKCARSYKEKKYLTIHKKYECGVTPQFMCHLCGRQCRHKSSFNSHMRIFHLPKSNSETSKVNYNCDNCTRSYNSTRGLARHKREKHAAVIPEFICDYCGHKTNRKFQLGIHIIYCRNRKLFRKS from the exons ATGGTGTCTGTGCGGGCTATGATGAGAATCACAAATAAGGGCc GCCAAGAAAGTTCCTCAAAAGCAACCGTAAGGCGAAAGCGTAATCCGAAATATGAGACAAAATCTTCTACTAGTGAATTTTCATTTCACAACAATTCTGAAGCCAAGacaataattaaatatgaaactGACGAAACTTTGGACATCAAGCAGGAAATCATACATG ACGAAGAAACGACAGAAGTTACAGACCcaagtttaaatcaaaaaaatgaatcaaaagtATGCACCGTATatgtaaaagaagattttttagttAGTAACATGAAGCAGCAGAGGCAAAACAAGCAGGAGATTCAGAATTCAGAACCAGAAATTAAATACAAATGCAAAAAGTGCGCTCGGAGCTATAAAGAGAAAAAGTATTTGactattcataaaaaatacgaatgcGGTGTCACACCACAGTTCATGTGTCATTTATGCGGCAGACAATGTAGACACAAAAGTAGCTTCAACTCTCACATGCGTATTTTTCATCTTCCTAAATCAAACTCAGAGACATCTAAAGTGAATTATAATTGTGACAATTGCACACGTAGTTACAATTCCACCCGTGGTTTAGCTCGACATAAACGCGAAAAGCATGCAGCAGTTATACCAGAATTTATTTGCGATTATTGTGGTCACAAAAcgaatagaaaatttcaattggGAATCCACATTATTTATTGTCGCAATCGGAAGCTGTTTCGAAAGAGTTAA
- the LOC117167466 gene encoding zinc finger protein 865-like produces the protein MQIVYLLTVGQGRSNASTRPKRKPKYKKKSCVTKVASQSSSEVGNLYTYYNDETLGIKQEMIEIGYENRETVDIKDEITQDLETEEVTGRSLNTRYETKVCTVYIREGILSDNVKQPIQKKQQVPDSKSENKFKCKKCARSYKRVSHLNNHLKYECDVIPQFVCKLCDRRFKRNDQLNRHVRRVHLKSNLTISEATYNCDICSRSYKYLRGLTRHKREIHAGIKRQFTCDYCGHIASQKIHLGIHIYSHHFM, from the exons GTCAAGGAAGGTCGAATGCATCTACAAGACCAAAGCGTaagccaaaatataaaaaaaaatcatgtgttACTAAAGTCGCTTCTCAAAGCAGTTCTGAAGTCggaaatttatatacatattacaATGACGAAACTTTGGGAATTAAGCAAGAAATGATCGAAATCGGATATGAGAATCGTGAAACTGTAGACATCAAGGATGAAATTACCCAAG atCTAGAAACGGAAGAAGTTACAGGCCGAAGTTTGAATACAAGATATGAGACAAAAGTATGCACAGTGTATATAAGAGAAGGTATATTATCTGATAACGTAAAACAGCCGATTCAAAAGAAGCAGCAAGTTCCGgattcaaaatcagaaaataaattcaaatgcaaAAAGTGTGCACGAAGCTACAAAAGAGTGTCTCACTTAAATAATCATCTAAAATACGAATGCGACGTCATACCACAGTTCGTTTGTAAATTATGTGACAGACGATTTAAACGGAATGATCAACTGAACAGACACGTGCGTCGTGTTCATCTTAAGTCAAATTTAACGATATCTGAAGCAACTTATAATTGTGACATTTGTTCACGGAGTTATAAATACTTACGGGGTTTAACTCGACATAAACGTGAAATACATGCAGGAATCAAACGACAATTTACTTGCGATTATTGTGGACACATAGCGAGTCAGAAAATACACTTGGGAATACACATCTATTCTCACCATTTCATGTAA